The Desulfobacterales bacterium genome window below encodes:
- a CDS encoding polymer-forming cytoskeletal protein: MKLFGGKKKDKARSGTNNSGAITTILDQETLIAGDLTFKGKARLDGRIEGNIKGDYLIVSDSASVCGDIEAETVVCYGRIDGNVRAEKIQAMATAAINGSLEAKDLAVESGARLSGEIKPHSQELRLVEGLVQARNEG; encoded by the coding sequence ATGAAATTGTTCGGGGGAAAGAAGAAAGACAAGGCCCGCTCCGGTACCAACAACAGCGGGGCCATTACCACTATTCTCGACCAGGAGACCCTGATTGCCGGTGACCTGACCTTTAAGGGCAAGGCCCGGCTGGACGGCCGGATTGAGGGCAACATCAAGGGCGACTACCTGATAGTCAGCGACTCGGCCAGTGTCTGCGGGGATATTGAGGCCGAAACCGTGGTCTGTTACGGCCGGATTGACGGCAATGTCCGTGCTGAAAAGATTCAGGCCATGGCTACCGCGGCCATCAACGGCAGCCTGGAGGCCAAGGACCTGGCCGTGGAGTCCGGGGCCCGGCTCAGCGGCGAGATCAAACCCCATTCCCAGGAACTGCGTCTGGTGGAAGGCCTGGTCCAGGCCCGGAACGAGGGCTGA